The following coding sequences lie in one Chiroxiphia lanceolata isolate bChiLan1 chromosome 19, bChiLan1.pri, whole genome shotgun sequence genomic window:
- the CEP131 gene encoding LOW QUALITY PROTEIN: centrosomal protein of 131 kDa (The sequence of the model RefSeq protein was modified relative to this genomic sequence to represent the inferred CDS: deleted 1 base in 1 codon) — protein MKSTRSCSSMQGSGVTDLVLTGLPAPLSRRPGSASPARLVARSVSVTADGKPKRNALEDAGPRAMNNLRRSNSTTQVNQRVNSAHSSEQTGDFLAFFESGAGGRKKLASLSKTSSEKKTTWNILDDQPRAFPGPSGSHGLEPPPGMRRKEATVLLAANFTANNRSNKGAMGNCVTTMVHNNYSTAEKGPAPKSSNQAPSSLNNVVKASSNEDGEGGGSFVKSQKNFSSNNIVTRNNNSSSSSSSAPRRREVTEEEAERFIQQVNLAAVTIQRWYRRHSQRHRTAAAALGRLMAAKREERQQRMEEGNILDLQERKDEERRKIREEKARLARRAAIQELHQKRAQKALETKCLAEEELVLVKESRRVPKKKPGAKPASARNVSPAGSLTKANNAEPNSHLAAVDLEGSGLAALGSMPSQDPGAEDKLQDVSSRETGNEDLETAVTTGSRAPSKVTLNELLDTLRLLEEEPELLPPPKLLRKDRHAWVDRQEPNSNSLTADNLEKFGKLNHSPGVPEDGALLSEAKLQSIISFLDEMERSEQERPRSAASATQRESFLLEEELAHVEQVSAVATEVTSSMMRLKLEVEEKKRAISLLQTALTQQRELTDRHVKQTEQELSHQLRLQREQYEAAIQRHLAFIDQLLDDKKVLSEKCEAVVVELKQVDHKYGQKISQMQEQHELVWRTLGPFCEEIKKLKELMSATEKVRREKWIEEKTKKIKEITVKGLEPEIQKLMAKHREDIRKLKLLHEAELLQSDERAAQRYGRQAEELRGLLERQKEEQSQRERERVRQRCEQQLEQEEQALEQQRRRLYAEVAEEKERLSQQAARQRAEVEELRRQLEANSSALSRALREESAKDREEQERRHQAELKVLKDQLEMEKQAWEANYVKKEEAWLLSRERELREEMRKERDKEIELVIQRLEADTSLAKEECERAAENRIKRIRDKYEVELQELERSERKLQERCNELKGRLAELEGESIRLQGLLKHKEQEVEEIRKVGEEQSRVSCAWMPVQDQLAQEHSGLTEGILQEFVDKLVGMEEENTQLKAEMAELRARQRLELDRLVREKDRELEEVHRRVKAAVQRKEESVSSLRKQYEAAVQRANLLESLLEQQRQLATE, from the exons ATGAAGAGCACCCGCAGCTGCTCCTCCATGCAGGGCTCCGGCGTCACCGACCTGGTGCTGACGGGGCTCCCGGCGCCGCTGTCCCGCCGCCCCGGCAGCGCCTCCCCCGCCAGGCTCGTGGCACGCTCCGTGTCCGTCACCGCCGACGGCAAACCCAAGAGGAATGCTCTG GAGGATGCGGGACCCCGGGCGATGAACAACCTGCGCAGGTCCAACAGCACCACCCAGGTGAACCAGCGGGTGAACAGTGCACACAG CTCGGAGCAGACAGGAGACTTCCTGGCCTTCTTTGAGAGCGgtgcaggaggaagaaagaaactggCAAGTCTGAGCAAAACTTCCTCGGAAAAGAAAACCACGTGGAACATCCTG GATGACCAGCCCCGGGCATTCCCAGGCCCCTCTGGCTCCCACGGCCTGGAGCCACCCCCGGgcatgaggaggaaggaggccactgtgctgctggctgccaACTTCACTGCCAACAACAG GAGCAACAAGGGCGCGATGGGCAACTGTGTCACCACCATGGTGCACAACAACTACTCCACAGCCGAGAAGGGCCCCGCACCCAAGAGCTCCAACCAggctcccagttccctcaa CAACGTTGTGAAAGCGAGCTCGAACGAGGACGGGGAAGGCGGCGGCAGCTTCGTGAAGTCTCAGAAGAATTTCTCCAGCAACAACATCGTGACCCgcaacaacaacagcagcagcagcagcagcagcgctcccaggaggagggaggtgaccgaggaggaggctgagag gtTCATCCAGCAGGTGAACCTGGCTGCTGTCACCATCCAGCGCTGGTACCGCCGGCACTCGCAGCGGCACAGGACGGCAGCAGCGGCTCTGGGGCGCCTGATGGCCGCCAAGAGGGAG gaaaggcagcagcgGATGGAGGAGGGGAATATCCTGGATTtgcaggagaggaaggatgAGGAACGGCGGAAGATCCGAGAGGAGAAGGCGCGCCTGGCCCGGCGCGCGGCCATCCAG gagctgcaccaGAAAAGGGCCCAAAAGGCCTTGGAGACGAAGTGCTTGGCAGAAGAAGAACTGGTGCTGGTGAAGGAGAGCAGAAGGGTGCCCAAGAAGAAGCCTGGTGCCAAACCTGCCTCGGCCAGGAACGTCAGCCCAGCCGGCAGCCTCACCAAAGCCAACAACGCCG AGCCCAATTCCCACCTGGCAGCTGTGGATCTGGAAGGAAGCGGCCTCGCAGCCCTCGGCTCCATGCCCTCGCAGGACCCTGGGGCAGAGGACAAACTGCAG GATGTGAGCTCCAGAGAGACAGGTAACGAGGACCTGGAGACAGCGGTGACCACTGGcagcagggccccatccaagGTCACACTCAATGAGCTGCTGGACACGCTccggctgctggaggaggagccGGAGCTGCTGCCCCCACCCAAGCTCCTCAGGAAGGACAGACACGCCTGGGTGGACAGG CAGGAGCCCAACTCCAATTCCCTGACTGCTGATAACCTGGAGAAGTTTGGGAAGCTGAACCACTCGCCGGGGGTCCCCGAGGACGGGGCCCTGCTCTCAGAGGCCAAACTCCAAAGCATCATCAGTTTCCTGGATGAGATGGAGAGGTCAGAGCAGGAGAGGCCCAGGTCAGCTGCCTCGGCCACGCAGCGGGAG AGTTTCCTCTTGGAAGAAGAGCTGGCTCACGTGGAGCAGGTGTCAGCTGTTGCCACGGAGGTGACGAGCTCCATGATGAGGCTGAAGCTGGAAGTGGAGGAGAAGAAGCGAGCCATCAGCCTGCTGCAGACAGCCCTG ACTCAGCAGCGGGAACTGACGGACCGACACGTCAAACAGACCGAGCAGGAGCTCAGCCACCAGCTCaggctgcagagggagcagTATGAGGCAGCTATCCAGAGGCACCTGGCCTTCATCGACCAG ctcctcgATGACAAGAAGGTGCTGAGTGAGAAGTGTGAGGCCGTGGTGGTGGAGCTGAAACAAGTGGACCACAAGTACGGCCAGAAGATCAGCCAGATGCAGGAGCAGCACGAGctg gTCTGGCGCACTTTGGGCCCCTTTTGTGAG GAAATTAAGAAACTGAAGGAACTGATGAGTGCAACGGAGAAAGTCCGACGGGAGAAGTGGATCGAGGAGAAAACCAAGAAGATCAAAGAAATCACTGTGAAAG ggctggaaCCGGAGATCCAGAAGCTCATGGCCAAGCACCGTGAGGACATCCGgaagctgaagctgctgcacGAGGCCGAGCTGCTGCAGTCGGACGAGCGGGCGGCCCAGCGCTACGGGCGGCAGGCGGAGGAGCTGCGGGGGCTGCTGGAGCGgcagaaggaggagcagagccagcgggagcgggagcgggtCCGGCAGCG gtgtgagcagcagctggagcaggaggagcaggcgCTGGAGCAGCAGCGGCGCCGGCTCTACGCTGAGGTAGCCGAGGAGAAGGAGCGGCTGAGCCAGCAAGCGGCCAG gcAGCGTGCGGAGGTGGAGGAGCTGCGGCGGCAGCTGGAGGCCAACAGCTCGGCCCTCAGCCGGGCACTGCGCGAGGAGAGCGCCAAGgacagggaggagcaggagaggcgGCACCAG GCAGAACTGAAGGTGCTGAAGGACCAGCTGGAGATGGAGAAGCAGGCCTGGGAGGCCAACTACGTGAAGAAGGAG GaagcctggctgctctcccgGGAGCGGGAGCTGCGGGAGGAAATGAGGAAAGAGAGGGACAAAGAGATCGAGCTGGTGATCCAGCGTCTGGAGGCTGACACATCCTTGGCCAAGGAGGAGTGTGAGAGGGCAGCGGAGAACAg GATCAAGAGGATCCGGGACAAGTACGaggtggagctgcaggagctggagcggTCCGAGCGGAAGCTGCAGGAGCGCTGCAACGAGCTGAAGGGGCGgctggctgagctggaaggggagAGCATCCGTCTGCAGGGCCTGCTGAAGCacaaggagcaggaggtggaggagatCCGGAAGGTGGGcgaggagcagagc agggtgTCCTGTGCCTGGATGCCGGTGCAGGACCAGCTGGCCCAGGAGCACAGCGGCCTGACCGAGGGGATCCTGCAGGAATTCGTGGACAAGCtggtggggatggaggaggagaacaCGCAGCTGAAGGCGGAGATGGCAGAGCTGAGGGCCCGGCAGCGCCTGGAGCTGGACAGGCTGGTGCGGGAGAAGGACcgggagctggaggaggttCACAGGAG GGTGAAGGCGGCggtgcagaggaaggaggagagcgTGAGCAGCCTGCGGAAGCAGTACGAG GCAGCTGTGCAGAGAGCCAACCTGCTGGAATCCCTTCTGGAGCAGCAGCGGCAGCTGGCCACGGAGTGA